A genomic window from Slackia heliotrinireducens DSM 20476 includes:
- a CDS encoding sulfite exporter TauE/SafE family protein: protein MDPIALLIVCPLVFLAGFVDAIAGGGGLISLPAYLLAGLPAHMALGTNKLSNAISTSVATLRMARAGYIKLPLAVPAVIGALVGSAIGAKLALLTPEGVFQMLLVVALPVVAILVLRKRDLDNGGIAEAAPTPKLLVIIGICAIVTGLYDGFYGPGAGTFMLLSFVTFAKLRVREASGTMKMCNLASNISALVMFLNAGAIYIALGLIAAAFNVAGNYIGAGLVVKNGSKIVRPLIVVVLCALFAKVLFDLVA, encoded by the coding sequence ATGGACCCCATTGCGCTGCTCATCGTGTGCCCGTTGGTATTTCTCGCAGGATTCGTCGACGCCATCGCGGGCGGCGGCGGACTCATCTCGCTGCCGGCCTACCTGCTTGCGGGGCTGCCGGCCCACATGGCGCTGGGCACCAACAAGCTGTCGAACGCCATCAGCACCTCCGTGGCAACGCTGCGCATGGCGCGGGCCGGCTACATCAAGCTGCCCCTGGCGGTGCCCGCCGTCATCGGCGCGCTTGTCGGTTCGGCCATTGGTGCAAAGTTGGCTCTGCTCACGCCTGAGGGCGTCTTCCAAATGCTTCTGGTGGTGGCCCTTCCCGTGGTGGCCATCCTGGTGCTGCGCAAACGCGACTTGGACAACGGCGGCATAGCCGAGGCCGCACCGACGCCAAAACTGCTGGTCATCATTGGTATTTGCGCCATCGTCACGGGCTTGTACGACGGATTCTACGGCCCTGGCGCCGGCACCTTCATGCTGTTGTCTTTCGTGACCTTCGCAAAACTGCGGGTCCGCGAGGCATCCGGAACCATGAAGATGTGCAACCTGGCGTCGAACATTTCCGCCTTGGTCATGTTCCTGAACGCCGGAGCCATCTATATCGCGCTTGGCCTGATTGCTGCGGCCTTCAACGTTGCCGGCAACTACATCGGCGCAGGTCTCGTGGTCAAAAACGGCTCGAAAATCGTGCGACCCCTCATCGTCGTGGTGCTCTGCGCGCTGTTCGCCAAGGTGCTTTTCGACCTGGTCGCCTAG
- the ligA gene encoding NAD-dependent DNA ligase LigA, which translates to MEQTSLFDADESAATVSDVKARIDALRKEIEHHTYLYYAKDAPEISDAAFDSLMRELRELELANPQYIDPTSPTQRVGGYVGEQFSPVRHAVRMYSLDNAMGLDELDEWLARTLEAIGHPVQFCCELKIDGSSIALTYEAGVLTKAATRGDGTTGEDVTVNMRTVRDIPLRLRDDGMAGLRDSDASIEVRGEVYMPKSSFEKLNAAAEATGKQGFANPRNAAAGSLRQKDPKITQNRDLATFLYAIADDAPIRAESQNDLLEWLRDCGFHVNPDVKLCDTPQEVHDFCEQVAEKRDSLPYGIDGVVVKVNDFATQRDMGFTARAPRWAIAYKFPPEEKTTVMHDITVQVGRTGACTPVAELDPVLVDGSTVARATLHNLDEVRRKDVRIGDTVIVRKAGDVIPEILGPVLSLRPEGAKPWEMPATCPSCGSPLVREEGEAAFRCVSIDCPAQAMERLIHWASRGAMDIDGMGDEIVARLVESGRVLDVADYYNLTEYDLATLETGRINKEGEPIHLGGTIAAKLMASLEASKSRTFARVLFGLGIRHVGKTTGEAIAAAYPSMEKLMNATEEGLAQVDGIGAVIAKSIVTFLATEDNREVIHRLERAGVTMADEVKESDIPQTLAGITFVLTGSLTESGMTRTEAGDRLKAMGAKVSGSVSKKTGYVVAGEAAGSKYDKAVQLGVPVLTEAEFLRLLEAGSLEAAGLA; encoded by the coding sequence ATGGAACAGACCAGTTTGTTCGACGCCGACGAATCCGCGGCAACCGTCAGCGATGTGAAGGCCCGCATCGACGCGTTGCGTAAGGAAATCGAACACCACACCTATCTGTATTACGCCAAGGACGCTCCTGAGATTTCGGACGCGGCATTTGACTCGCTCATGCGCGAGCTGCGCGAGCTGGAACTGGCGAATCCCCAGTACATCGACCCTACCAGCCCCACGCAACGCGTCGGCGGCTACGTGGGCGAGCAGTTCAGCCCCGTGCGCCACGCCGTGCGCATGTATTCGCTGGACAACGCCATGGGTCTCGATGAGCTGGACGAATGGTTGGCCCGCACGCTGGAGGCCATCGGGCACCCGGTGCAGTTTTGCTGCGAGCTGAAGATTGACGGCTCGTCTATCGCGCTGACCTACGAGGCGGGCGTGTTGACGAAGGCGGCTACCCGCGGCGACGGCACCACGGGCGAAGACGTGACGGTGAACATGCGAACCGTGCGCGACATCCCGCTGCGCCTGCGGGACGACGGCATGGCCGGGCTGCGGGATTCGGACGCCAGCATCGAGGTGCGCGGCGAAGTGTACATGCCCAAGAGCAGCTTCGAGAAACTGAACGCGGCCGCCGAGGCCACCGGCAAGCAGGGCTTCGCCAACCCGCGCAACGCGGCGGCGGGCTCGCTGCGCCAGAAGGATCCGAAGATCACTCAGAACCGCGATTTGGCAACGTTCCTGTACGCCATTGCCGACGACGCCCCGATTCGTGCGGAATCCCAGAATGACCTGCTGGAATGGTTGCGCGACTGCGGCTTTCACGTCAATCCGGACGTCAAGCTGTGCGACACGCCGCAGGAAGTGCACGACTTCTGCGAGCAAGTGGCCGAAAAGCGAGACAGCCTGCCGTACGGCATCGACGGCGTGGTGGTGAAGGTGAACGATTTCGCCACCCAGCGGGATATGGGCTTTACGGCCCGTGCGCCGCGCTGGGCCATCGCGTACAAGTTCCCGCCGGAGGAGAAGACCACCGTCATGCACGACATCACCGTGCAGGTGGGTCGCACCGGCGCCTGCACGCCCGTGGCGGAGCTCGACCCTGTGCTGGTGGATGGTTCCACTGTGGCCCGCGCCACGCTGCACAATCTGGACGAGGTGCGCCGCAAGGACGTGCGCATCGGCGACACGGTTATCGTGCGCAAGGCCGGCGACGTGATTCCCGAGATTCTGGGGCCGGTGCTTTCGCTGCGCCCCGAAGGCGCGAAACCTTGGGAGATGCCCGCCACCTGCCCGAGCTGCGGTAGCCCCCTGGTTCGCGAAGAGGGCGAGGCCGCCTTCCGCTGCGTGTCCATCGACTGCCCGGCGCAAGCCATGGAGCGCCTGATCCACTGGGCCAGCCGCGGCGCCATGGACATCGACGGCATGGGTGACGAAATTGTCGCGCGCCTGGTGGAGTCCGGGCGCGTGCTGGACGTGGCCGACTACTACAACCTGACGGAATACGACCTGGCCACGCTGGAAACGGGCCGCATCAACAAGGAGGGCGAGCCCATCCATCTGGGCGGCACCATCGCGGCCAAGCTTATGGCGTCGCTGGAGGCGTCGAAGTCCCGCACCTTCGCCCGCGTGCTGTTCGGTTTGGGCATTCGCCATGTGGGCAAGACCACCGGCGAGGCCATTGCGGCGGCCTACCCAAGCATGGAGAAGTTGATGAACGCCACCGAGGAGGGCTTGGCCCAGGTGGACGGCATCGGCGCGGTCATCGCGAAGAGCATCGTGACGTTTTTGGCCACCGAGGACAACCGCGAGGTCATCCATAGGCTCGAGCGGGCGGGCGTGACCATGGCCGACGAGGTGAAAGAGAGCGACATCCCCCAGACGCTTGCCGGCATCACGTTCGTGCTGACCGGATCGCTGACGGAAAGCGGCATGACCCGCACCGAGGCAGGCGACCGCCTGAAGGCGATGGGTGCGAAGGTGTCCGGCAGCGTGTCGAAGAAGACCGGCTACGTGGTGGCCGGCGAGGCCGCAGGCAGCAAATACGACAAAGCCGTGCAGCTGGGCGTGCCCGTGCTGACAGAGGCCGAGTTCCTACGCCTGCTGGAGGCGGGGTCGCTGGAGGCGGCGGGGTTGGCGTAG
- a CDS encoding DUF308 domain-containing protein, translating to MSGNIRITLLDSREELGHGGGPNSGLLVAGLVMAMLGVVCVFRPIGTMTFATYLAAGGFLLVGITMLVAYIRTRNTLFAQDTASLWSCLLVLLVGVALIAHPLIGIKLVAAVTAVALVVSGIFQILIGLQLGLLESRIGTASGIVGLLMIIIGIITFVKPEWITIMGGIFAIAYGVLLIISSLPQEERMNGSWH from the coding sequence GTGTCGGGCAACATCAGAATCACCCTGCTCGATTCGCGTGAAGAGCTTGGCCACGGCGGCGGCCCCAATTCGGGGCTGTTGGTGGCGGGCCTCGTCATGGCGATGCTCGGCGTCGTATGCGTCTTCCGTCCCATAGGCACCATGACCTTCGCCACGTATCTGGCAGCCGGCGGGTTTTTGCTTGTGGGCATCACCATGCTGGTCGCGTACATCAGGACCCGCAATACGCTGTTTGCCCAGGACACGGCCTCGCTTTGGAGCTGTTTGCTGGTTTTGCTGGTGGGCGTTGCCCTGATAGCCCATCCGTTGATAGGCATCAAACTGGTCGCTGCCGTTACGGCGGTCGCGCTGGTGGTGTCGGGCATTTTCCAGATTCTCATCGGTCTGCAGCTCGGCCTGCTGGAAAGCCGCATCGGAACGGCGTCCGGCATCGTGGGTCTGCTCATGATCATCATCGGCATCATCACGTTCGTCAAGCCCGAATGGATTACCATAATGGGCGGCATTTTCGCCATCGCCTACGGCGTGCTGCTGATCATCAGCTCGCTGCCGCAAGAAGAACGTATGAACGGCAGCTGGCATTAG
- the acpS gene encoding holo-ACP synthase — protein sequence MPVGLGVDIVEIERMRKILARTPSFARKVFTEDEQAYCNSKANPAQHYAARFAAKEAVGKALGVGIMADGLRVQDVEVVRDFRGHPAVKLHGRAVEIARERGVVDIPLSLSFTQEVAVANAVAITRDSQAEREKRRDVKAELAGQFKELRGMLDDLSVSTAKAATEATASSPAPKPPALDEEAELPPVDEADKDAQ from the coding sequence ATGCCGGTCGGTCTGGGTGTCGACATAGTCGAGATTGAGCGGATGCGCAAGATTCTTGCGCGCACGCCATCGTTCGCGCGCAAGGTGTTCACCGAGGATGAACAAGCGTACTGCAACAGCAAGGCGAATCCAGCGCAGCATTACGCCGCCCGCTTCGCGGCCAAGGAGGCTGTGGGCAAGGCGCTCGGCGTGGGCATCATGGCCGACGGGCTTCGGGTGCAGGACGTGGAGGTGGTTCGCGATTTCCGCGGGCACCCGGCTGTCAAACTCCATGGCCGTGCGGTGGAAATCGCCCGCGAGCGGGGCGTTGTCGACATCCCGTTGTCGTTGTCTTTCACGCAGGAGGTGGCCGTGGCCAACGCCGTGGCCATCACCCGCGACTCCCAGGCGGAGCGGGAAAAGCGCCGCGACGTGAAGGCCGAGCTTGCGGGCCAGTTCAAGGAGCTGCGCGGCATGCTGGACGATCTGAGCGTATCCACGGCCAAGGCGGCGACGGAAGCGACGGCTTCATCCCCGGCTCCGAAACCGCCCGCGCTTGACGAGGAGGCCGAATTGCCGCCGGTCGACGAGGCCGACAAAGATGCACAGTAG
- the glmS gene encoding glutamine--fructose-6-phosphate transaminase (isomerizing): MCGIIGYTGTLQAKDVLINGLKRMEYRGYDSAGIAVQKNGALSVVHRVGKVAGLEETVASMDLEGTCGVGHTRWATHGKPTEANAHPHTSCAGDIAVVHNGIIENFASLKEELIAAGHTFTSETDTEVVAHLVEENYEGDLLAATRAAVRRLAGAYGIAVVCEQEPGVIIAARKDSPIIVGKGKTGALVASDIVALIDETRDVVVLEDDTFAKLQCKDGETTIDYYDLYGNPVEVEAIHVDWDISAAEKGGYPDFMLKEIYDQPRTVRDTLAGRLVNGHLQFDELALTPEELAAIDRVYIIACGTSYHAGLIAKNLIEMWSRIPCEVEVASEFRYRNPIITPSTLVVAVSQSGETADTLAAIRDARIKGAKVFGITNVVGSPVARESDGVIYIKANKEIAVAATKSFLGQVAALTMLAMLLGQIKGGLTTAQIRMLFRELADTALQIEQILADTSAIDEAAAACKDATSALFIGRGIGATICYEGALKLKEISYLHAEAYAAGEMKHGPIALLHEGFPVIAVATKSPTYDKVVSNIQESKARGALIVAIATEGDEDIKKHADYVIYVPKVRDCFSAITASVPLQLFARSIALLRGCDVDQPRNLAKSVTVE; this comes from the coding sequence ATGTGCGGCATCATCGGATATACAGGAACGCTGCAGGCCAAGGACGTGTTGATCAACGGCCTGAAGCGCATGGAGTACCGCGGATACGACTCCGCTGGCATCGCAGTCCAAAAGAACGGCGCGCTGAGCGTCGTCCACCGCGTGGGCAAGGTGGCGGGCCTCGAGGAAACCGTGGCCTCCATGGACCTGGAAGGCACCTGCGGTGTGGGTCACACCCGCTGGGCCACCCATGGCAAACCCACCGAGGCAAACGCCCATCCCCACACCTCCTGCGCGGGCGACATCGCGGTGGTCCACAACGGCATCATCGAGAACTTCGCCAGCTTGAAAGAGGAGCTCATCGCTGCAGGCCACACCTTCACCAGTGAAACCGATACCGAAGTCGTGGCCCATCTTGTTGAAGAGAACTACGAAGGCGACCTGCTGGCCGCAACCCGCGCGGCCGTGCGCCGTTTGGCGGGCGCTTACGGCATCGCCGTGGTGTGCGAACAGGAGCCGGGCGTCATCATCGCGGCGCGTAAGGACTCTCCCATCATCGTGGGCAAGGGCAAAACCGGCGCGCTGGTCGCTTCCGACATCGTGGCGCTTATCGACGAGACCCGTGACGTGGTCGTGCTCGAAGACGACACCTTCGCCAAGCTGCAATGCAAGGACGGCGAAACCACCATCGACTACTACGACCTGTACGGCAACCCCGTCGAGGTCGAGGCCATCCATGTGGACTGGGATATTTCCGCAGCTGAAAAGGGCGGTTATCCCGACTTCATGCTGAAGGAGATCTACGACCAGCCCCGCACCGTGCGCGATACGCTGGCCGGGCGCCTGGTCAACGGCCATCTGCAGTTCGACGAGCTGGCGCTGACCCCTGAGGAGCTTGCCGCCATCGACCGCGTGTACATCATCGCGTGCGGTACCAGCTACCATGCGGGCCTTATCGCGAAGAACCTGATCGAGATGTGGAGCCGCATCCCCTGCGAGGTGGAAGTGGCGTCCGAATTCCGCTACCGCAATCCCATCATCACGCCGTCCACCCTGGTCGTGGCCGTATCGCAGTCCGGCGAGACCGCCGACACGCTGGCCGCCATCCGCGATGCCCGCATCAAGGGCGCCAAGGTGTTCGGCATCACCAACGTGGTGGGCAGCCCGGTGGCCCGCGAAAGCGACGGCGTCATCTACATCAAGGCGAACAAGGAAATCGCTGTGGCCGCAACCAAGAGCTTCTTGGGCCAGGTGGCTGCATTGACCATGCTCGCCATGCTGTTGGGCCAGATCAAGGGCGGCCTGACAACGGCCCAGATTCGCATGCTCTTCCGCGAGCTTGCCGACACGGCGTTGCAGATCGAGCAGATTCTTGCCGACACCTCGGCAATCGACGAAGCCGCTGCGGCCTGCAAGGACGCCACGAGTGCGCTGTTCATCGGGCGTGGCATCGGCGCGACCATCTGCTACGAAGGCGCTCTCAAGCTGAAGGAGATTTCTTACCTGCACGCCGAGGCCTACGCGGCGGGCGAGATGAAACACGGTCCTATCGCGCTGCTTCACGAGGGCTTCCCGGTCATCGCGGTTGCAACCAAGAGCCCCACGTATGACAAGGTGGTTTCCAACATCCAGGAGAGCAAGGCCCGCGGCGCGCTCATCGTGGCCATCGCCACCGAAGGCGACGAGGACATTAAGAAGCACGCCGATTACGTGATCTACGTTCCGAAGGTCCGTGACTGCTTCAGCGCCATCACGGCCAGCGTGCCTTTGCAGCTGTTCGCCCGTAGCATCGCGCTTTTGCGCGGGTGCGACGTGGACCAGCCTCGCAACCTGGCCAAATCCGTCACGGTGGAATAG
- a CDS encoding tetratricopeptide repeat protein — MTKSHASADAFGFASKADVPVFDTVCGDASGSNPYPDVWITVPERDKNGVYAGRRRVGRYPDPHNPDGDPYGTSALGLGGRYYDEGMECIDAADHERRIDCFRAAELLYLHAAMKHNAYAFLCLGYVYSYNRCEGRFYEANEPAGIGPLGAGEPFSRERRAFECLEVAADSGLAEGCYKLGDLYKRGMGCEPSDKKAFDCYLRASKLAEADGPVVWGSIGFRLGDAYEHGRGCRQDFARAHAWYRKAVIGLRAAVTSGDWYYEGVLARAEQGVKRCEQELSLADE; from the coding sequence ATGACTAAATCACACGCCAGCGCAGATGCTTTCGGCTTTGCCAGCAAGGCCGACGTGCCGGTGTTTGACACGGTTTGCGGCGACGCATCGGGTTCGAACCCTTATCCCGACGTGTGGATAACGGTTCCCGAACGGGATAAAAACGGAGTCTACGCAGGTCGCAGGCGGGTAGGAAGGTATCCCGACCCACACAATCCAGACGGCGATCCATATGGGACCTCGGCGCTCGGCCTTGGTGGTCGCTACTACGATGAAGGGATGGAATGCATCGATGCCGCCGACCATGAACGGCGCATCGACTGCTTCCGGGCCGCGGAGCTGCTCTATCTGCACGCGGCCATGAAACATAACGCGTACGCATTCCTGTGCCTGGGCTATGTGTACAGCTACAACCGCTGCGAAGGCCGTTTCTACGAGGCGAACGAACCGGCTGGCATCGGCCCGCTCGGGGCGGGTGAGCCGTTCTCCCGTGAGCGCAGGGCGTTTGAATGCCTGGAGGTTGCGGCCGATTCGGGGCTGGCCGAAGGCTGCTACAAGCTGGGCGATTTGTACAAGCGCGGCATGGGATGCGAGCCGAGCGACAAGAAGGCCTTCGACTGTTACCTGCGCGCTTCTAAACTGGCCGAAGCGGACGGTCCCGTCGTCTGGGGCAGTATCGGGTTTCGGCTGGGCGACGCCTACGAGCACGGCCGCGGCTGCAGACAGGACTTTGCGCGCGCCCATGCGTGGTACCGCAAAGCGGTCATCGGGCTGAGAGCGGCCGTCACCAGCGGCGACTGGTACTACGAAGGCGTGCTTGCCCGAGCCGAACAGGGCGTCAAACGCTGCGAGCAGGAACTATCCCTGGCAGACGAATAG
- a CDS encoding HIRAN domain-containing protein translates to MPTDEQKGNALAPIASTELGSLLDSGHDLGIPMPYASRIVLLEETCLAGTRLVHNADQVAKKLKEGQELTLQRDVANLRDSWAIRVMAGQNRLGYVSVDCNEILARLMDAGKSLGARFVRYEKAGSRIYMEVYLDD, encoded by the coding sequence ATGCCGACTGACGAGCAAAAGGGAAACGCGCTTGCGCCGATTGCGTCCACCGAGCTGGGGTCTTTGCTGGATAGCGGTCATGACCTGGGGATACCCATGCCATACGCCAGCCGCATCGTGCTTTTGGAAGAAACGTGCCTGGCGGGCACACGGTTAGTGCACAATGCGGACCAGGTGGCCAAAAAGCTGAAGGAGGGGCAGGAGCTGACCTTGCAGCGCGACGTCGCCAATCTTCGCGATTCGTGGGCCATCCGCGTCATGGCGGGGCAGAACCGTCTGGGCTACGTGTCCGTCGACTGCAACGAGATTCTCGCGCGACTGATGGATGCCGGGAAAAGCCTAGGCGCCCGTTTTGTTCGATACGAAAAGGCCGGCTCGCGGATTTACATGGAGGTGTACCTGGATGACTAA
- a CDS encoding molecular chaperone DnaJ encodes MEEAVELDRGQMLRERIEGMRRDIASALLRIDEITLQINPQIEADYAVKIGCYENELLQAQIAARRSKRRLALVQARINRGETVDALEIENQLDAELAAWEAQLQARVDDYLEKLKKRTHSEAMIGQDAEELKALHRELVKRLHPDLHGNQSDRERQLFDVAQAAFKTGDLDVLRSLEAATRYLAKRDVLAYATEDELAVECELLEIQLEMTKRRLEQLEASAPYNLRDKLRNIDWVCARVDDIRARIAEQNKVKKEYDSRCHALEEGGHAD; translated from the coding sequence ATGGAAGAAGCGGTTGAGCTGGATCGCGGGCAGATGCTGCGCGAACGTATCGAAGGCATGCGGCGCGACATCGCGAGCGCGCTGCTGCGCATCGATGAGATAACACTGCAGATAAACCCGCAGATAGAAGCCGATTATGCGGTTAAAATCGGCTGCTACGAGAACGAGCTGCTTCAGGCCCAGATAGCCGCAAGGCGGTCCAAACGCAGGTTGGCGCTTGTCCAGGCGCGCATCAATCGGGGTGAAACGGTGGATGCGCTCGAAATTGAGAATCAGCTCGACGCCGAGCTTGCCGCATGGGAGGCTCAGCTTCAGGCGAGAGTCGACGATTACCTGGAGAAACTCAAGAAGCGCACCCATTCCGAGGCTATGATCGGGCAGGATGCCGAGGAGCTGAAGGCCCTCCATCGCGAGCTGGTCAAACGACTGCATCCCGACCTGCACGGAAACCAGTCCGACCGAGAGCGCCAGTTGTTCGATGTGGCTCAGGCGGCCTTCAAAACCGGCGACTTGGATGTGTTGCGTTCGTTGGAAGCGGCCACGCGGTATTTGGCCAAGCGCGACGTATTGGCGTACGCGACCGAAGACGAGCTTGCTGTCGAATGCGAACTTTTGGAAATTCAGTTGGAAATGACGAAGCGGCGTCTTGAGCAGCTGGAGGCTTCGGCTCCGTACAACCTGCGGGACAAGCTGCGCAACATCGATTGGGTGTGCGCCAGGGTCGACGACATCAGGGCGCGCATTGCAGAGCAGAACAAGGTGAAGAAAGAATACGACAGCAGATGCCACGCGTTAGAGGAGGGCGGCCATGCCGACTGA
- a CDS encoding YhgE/Pip domain-containing protein, translating to MFKGFKFAGLQLEDALASKGLRAALIAAVVIPCLLAAFYLFAYNNPSANLGNIPVAVVNNDAGATIGDVDRNMGEELCDTLSSRTDGMNWSFVTADEAEQGMRAGTYYMILTIPENYSERIASLDTNDPKRASFGITYDQSSNAMASQMGKEVFNRVLSQVDIDVTNQYIEMMLKAYDKAGDSVASTATMSQQLADGANAAVEGTDALAQGISAVGEGTDALGEGLNAVAEGSEMLGTGLTALADNGDVLVTGTSGIAQGITAIGQGAEPLAEGAYALADGLNAASSSMGEALGNSEIDLDGALETANTALNGDGTPENPGMVAVAGVVVDGLNDATDTAATAAEVVGDAAATEEAVTQQALESAQEAADTAAQLRSIAETTEDEDTKAQLLTLADNLDATAATLSASAEQLGASAAILSAQADPEVKQSLAELAANMPLYSEQAGQYYTQLQGFAESLNGGEIAQMLAGIQAMTDPETGLAAQLGAAAQGMSGIAMGIEALGEGANQLGQGADALSQGMGVYVAGVDAVAESAAAMPEGLYQIADAASSISTGTDALAEGASAVGEGLAMIGETNETMAADLEENADALRTPDAIISERAEALSNPVKIEETYYTTTKSYAIGMAPFFVAIGLWVAAILTSFVLPALNRRMALAGGNPVSVALSGYLPYALFALVQALLLLLVLQYGLHLNPDNVLAYYGFGFVAALAFAAILQLLSAAFGLAGRLFGIVWLAIQLPACMGTFPIETASPLFQALSPLSPLTYLVEGMRQIITGIGVDLAMNDAAVLAALGVGALVLTSVVAWRRGTVRMSELKPDTTPVLV from the coding sequence ATGTTCAAAGGCTTCAAATTCGCCGGCCTGCAGCTCGAAGACGCCTTGGCATCCAAGGGCCTTCGCGCGGCCCTGATCGCCGCTGTGGTCATCCCGTGCTTGCTGGCGGCGTTCTACCTGTTCGCATACAACAACCCCTCCGCCAATCTGGGCAACATTCCGGTGGCGGTGGTCAACAACGACGCCGGCGCCACCATCGGTGACGTCGACCGCAATATGGGTGAGGAGCTTTGCGACACGCTCAGTTCCCGAACCGATGGCATGAACTGGAGTTTCGTTACCGCAGACGAGGCCGAACAGGGCATGCGGGCCGGAACCTACTACATGATTCTAACCATTCCCGAGAACTATTCGGAGCGCATCGCGTCGCTGGATACCAACGACCCCAAGCGCGCGTCCTTCGGAATCACCTACGACCAGTCAAGCAACGCCATGGCCAGCCAGATGGGCAAGGAGGTGTTCAACCGCGTGCTGTCGCAGGTCGACATCGACGTGACCAACCAATATATAGAGATGATGCTGAAGGCCTACGACAAGGCCGGCGATTCCGTTGCGTCCACCGCCACGATGTCGCAGCAGCTTGCCGACGGCGCCAACGCCGCTGTCGAAGGCACCGATGCGCTGGCCCAAGGCATTTCGGCCGTGGGCGAAGGCACCGACGCGCTGGGCGAGGGCCTGAACGCCGTTGCCGAGGGGTCGGAGATGCTGGGCACGGGTCTGACGGCGCTGGCCGACAACGGAGATGTCCTGGTCACAGGCACGTCAGGCATCGCGCAGGGCATTACAGCCATCGGGCAGGGCGCCGAGCCGCTGGCCGAGGGCGCCTATGCGTTGGCGGACGGGCTGAACGCCGCTTCCAGCAGCATGGGCGAGGCCTTGGGAAACAGCGAGATCGACCTGGATGGGGCCCTTGAAACCGCGAACACCGCGTTGAACGGCGACGGCACGCCGGAGAATCCCGGTATGGTGGCCGTGGCCGGCGTGGTGGTCGACGGGCTGAACGACGCCACTGATACGGCCGCAACTGCCGCCGAAGTGGTGGGCGATGCAGCGGCCACCGAGGAGGCTGTCACACAGCAGGCGCTCGAGTCCGCGCAGGAGGCGGCCGACACCGCTGCACAGCTTCGCTCCATTGCCGAAACGACGGAAGATGAAGATACGAAGGCCCAGCTCCTGACGCTGGCCGACAACCTTGATGCCACGGCGGCCACGCTGTCCGCCTCTGCGGAGCAGCTGGGCGCGTCGGCGGCCATCCTGAGCGCGCAGGCCGACCCCGAGGTCAAGCAGTCCCTGGCCGAGCTGGCCGCGAATATGCCGCTGTATTCTGAACAGGCCGGTCAGTACTACACGCAGCTGCAGGGGTTCGCCGAGTCCCTCAACGGCGGCGAGATTGCCCAGATGCTTGCGGGCATCCAGGCGATGACCGACCCCGAGACAGGGCTTGCGGCCCAGCTCGGAGCGGCAGCGCAAGGCATGTCCGGCATCGCCATGGGCATCGAGGCTCTGGGCGAAGGCGCCAATCAGCTGGGGCAGGGAGCGGATGCGTTGTCCCAGGGCATGGGCGTGTACGTGGCGGGCGTCGACGCGGTGGCCGAGAGCGCGGCCGCGATGCCCGAGGGCCTGTACCAGATAGCCGATGCGGCATCGTCCATTTCCACCGGCACCGATGCGCTGGCCGAAGGCGCCTCCGCTGTCGGCGAAGGCCTGGCCATGATTGGCGAGACCAACGAGACCATGGCCGCCGACCTGGAGGAGAACGCGGATGCGCTGCGTACGCCCGACGCGATCATTTCCGAACGGGCCGAGGCGCTGAGCAACCCCGTGAAGATCGAGGAGACCTACTACACGACCACCAAGTCCTATGCCATCGGTATGGCACCTTTCTTCGTGGCGATTGGGTTGTGGGTGGCTGCCATCCTGACATCCTTCGTGCTGCCCGCCCTGAACCGCCGCATGGCGCTGGCAGGTGGCAACCCCGTTTCCGTGGCGCTGTCCGGATACCTTCCCTATGCACTGTTTGCCCTGGTGCAGGCGCTGTTGCTGCTGCTGGTGCTGCAGTATGGGCTGCATCTGAACCCCGACAACGTTCTCGCATACTACGGGTTCGGCTTCGTGGCGGCGCTTGCTTTCGCCGCTATCCTGCAGCTGCTGAGCGCGGCATTCGGCCTGGCAGGGCGCTTATTCGGCATCGTCTGGCTTGCCATCCAGCTGCCCGCGTGCATGGGCACCTTCCCGATAGAGACTGCATCGCCCCTGTTCCAGGCTCTGTCGCCTCTGTCTCCGCTGACCTACCTGGTGGAAGGCATGCGTCAGATCATAACCGGCATCGGCGTCGACCTGGCCATGAACGATGCGGCCGTCCTAGCTGCCCTGGGCGTCGGCGCGTTGGTGCTGACGTCGGTGGTTGCTTGGAGGCGCGGCACCGTCCGCATGTCCGAACTGAAGCCCGATACCACCCCTGTGCTGGTGTAA